A window of the Lactuca sativa cultivar Salinas chromosome 5, Lsat_Salinas_v11, whole genome shotgun sequence genome harbors these coding sequences:
- the LOC111897244 gene encoding enoyl-CoA delta isomerase 2, peroxisomal, giving the protein MCTLEKRGDVFFLTLTGDGEHRLNPTFISSIRSALSEVKSQSTTGSALVTVADGKYFSNGFDINWAISTSGGSPSKAVDLLRQMVDLFKPLVADLVSLPMPTIAALTGHAAAAGLILAISHDYILMRRDRGFLYMSEIDIGMTLPDYFTAMMRSKVGKPEARRDILIRAVKVKAEEAVAMGFVESAHDSVESTVEAAVCMGEDLAKRKWDGEVYSEIRKSLYPELCGVLGLITKEVVKPRF; this is encoded by the coding sequence ATGTGTACCTTAGAAAAGCGCGGGGACGTCTTCTTCCTAACTCTTACCGGCGACGGCGAACACCGCCTGAATCCTACTTTCATCTCCTCCATCCGTTCAGCTCTCTCCGAGGTTAAGTCCCAATCCACTACCGGCTCCGCTCTCGTCACCGTCGCCGATGGCAAGTACTTCTCAAATGGTTTCGATATCAACTGGGCCATATCCACCTCCGGTGGGTCTCCTTCCAAGGCCGTTGATCTCCTTCGGCAAATGGTAGATCTTTTCAAGCCACTCGTCGCTGACTTAGTATCCCTTCCTATGCCAACAATCGCCGCCCTTACAGGTCACGCAGCTGCTGCAGGGCTGATTCTCGCGATTAGCCATGATTACATCTTGATGCGGCGTGATCGAGGTTTTCTGTACATGAGTGAGATCGACATAGGGATGACGTTGCCGGACTATTTCACAGCCATGATGAGATCGAAGGTGGGGAAGCCGGAAGCCAGGAGAGATATTTTGATTCGGGCTGTGAAGGTGAAGGCGGAGGAGGCGGTGGCAATGGGGTTTGTTGAGTCGGCGCATGATAGTGTTGAGAGTACGGTGGAGGCTGCTGTGTGCATGGGGGAGGATTTGGCGAAGAGGAAGTGGGATGGTGAAGTGTACTCCGAAATAAGGAAGTCTTTGTATCCAGAGTTATGTGGGGTGCTAGGCTTGATCACTAAGGAAGTTGTAAAGCCACGATTTTAA